ACCATCGAGGCCTACGTGACCTACGTGGCCCCGGATCTCGTGGGCCGCCTGGAGAAGTGGACCGACGCGAAGGACATCTTCTCCGCGTGGCGTATCGACGAGCAGATCCACAAGGCGCTGGACCGCAAGGTCTTCCTGCCGTCCGGTGGCTCGCTCGTGATCGACCGGACCGAAGCCATGACCGTGGTCGACGTCAACACCGGCAAGTTCACGGGCAGCGGTGGCAACCTCGAGGAGACCGTCACCAAGAACAACCTGGAGGCGGCCGAGGAGGTCGTGCGCCAGCTCCGTCTGCGGGACATCGGCGGCATCATCGTGATCGACTTCATCGACATGGTGCTCGAATCCAACCGTGACCTCGTGCTCCGTCGCCTGGTCGAGTGCCTGGGCCGGGACCGGACCAAGCACCAGGTGGCCGAGGTGACCTCGCTGGGCCTCGTCCAGATGACCCGCAAGCGGATGGGCACCGGCCTCCTCGAGGTCTTCGGTGAGCAGTGCGAGCACTGCGCCGGACGCGGCGTCATCACGCACGATGAGCCGCTGGACACCCGCCGTCCGACCGGCCACTTCGAACACCAGCACGGGGTGCGGCCGGAGACCCCGCAGCAGCCGAGCGGCCGTTCGGAGCGCAAGCGCCGCCGCGGACGCTCCAACGCCGCGGCCACCGAGGAGACTTCCGCGCAGCAGCCGGCTCCGGAGCACGACGACGAGGACAAGGCCGCGAAGGCCGCCGCCACCCGTGCGGTCCTGGCGAACATCGCTGCCGCGGCTCACGCCGCGCATTCCCACGACGGCGAACACGGTCATGAAGGAGCCGAGGACGATCAGACGGATCGCCCCGCGGCCGTCCTGACCATCGGTGGTGAAGTGGTCGAGCTGCCCCTTGGCCAGGCCGAGGAGCCCGTTCAGGAGCCGGCGCCCGTGCTGAGCCTGGACGCCCTGGCCGCGGCCTTCGACAGCATCGGTGGCCCGTCGGCTCCCGCTGCCGCCGCGCCGGTCCAGGAGACCACGCCGGTGCAAGAAGCCGCACCGGTTCAGGAACCGGTCGCCGAGCAGGTCGCTCCTGCCGGGGCCCGCGAAGAGAAGGCCCCGGAGGAGAAGGCCCCCGAGGCCAAGCGTCCCGCGCGTCGTCCTCGTGCCTCCCGCCGGGCACAGAGCGCCGTCGGCGCCTCAGACGTCCAGCAGGTGGAGGTGACCGCGGCTCAGGAGAGCGGGTCCGTCCGCAGGGCGTCGGTGCAGGCCGAGCAGTCCCGGGACAAGGGTCCCAGCGGCGAGGAGCCGTTGGTGCTCGGCGTGGGAGTGCCCGCATCTGAGCTGTGAGTCCAGCCGTCCTCGGACGGCATGTGACTGGTGAAGCACCTGACAGGAGGGGGCGTGGCGAAAGCCGCGCCCCCTCCTGTATTACATTGGTGGCACATCCCCGATTGGAGTTCCGCCATGACCCGTGTCCCCGTCGCATCGTCGCTCCTGCCGGCGGAGGCCCCGCCCCGGCCCCGGGTGCTCAGCATCGCCGGATCCGATCCGAGCGGGGGAGCGGGCATCCAGGCGGATCTCAAGAGCATCGCGGCCAACGGCGGCTACGGCATGGCGGCGATCACGGCGCTGACGGCCCAGAACACCCGCGGCGTCCGTGGGGTGCACGTCCCGCCCGTGGAGTTTCTGACGCAGCAGCTCGAGGCGGTCAGCGATGACATCACCGTCGACGCGGTGAAGATCGGCATGCTCGGCAATACCGCGGTCATCGACACCGTCAGCTCGTGGCTGGAACGGCATCGGCCGCCGGTCGTGGTCCTGGATCCGGTCATGGTGGCGAGCAGTGGGGACCGGCTCTTGGACGCCGCAGCGGAGGCCGCCTTGGAGCGCCTCCTCGGCCTGGCCGACGTCGTGACCCCCAACATCCCTGAACTGGCCGTGCTGCTGGGGGAGAGCCCGGCCTCCGATTGGGAGTCGGCCCTGGAACAGGGGAAGCGCCTCGCCGCCGCCCACGGGGTGGCCGTGCTGGTCAAGGGCGGTCACCTGGAGGGCGAGACGGCCTGGGATGCCCTCGTGGATCTGAGCGGCCGCTCGGTGTCCGATGTGACGGTGTTCGAGGGACCCCGCGTGGCGACGGAGAACACGCACGGCACAGGCTGCTCGCTGTCCTCGGCGGTGGCCACACTCCTCGGAGCCGGGCTCGACCCGGAGCACGCCGTGCGGCAGGCGAAGTCGTGGCTCCTCGAAGCCATCCGGACCTCGTCGGAGCTCCAGGTGGGCCACGGCCACGGACCGGTGAACCACTTCCACCACGGCGTTCTCGCGGGCGCCCGGAGCCAGGCGGCGTACGCCGGCGAACTCTGGTCCACGGCCGCTGCGGATCTGGAACGCATCCATGCCCTGCCTTTCATCGAGCAGCTGGGGGCGGGAAGCCTGGCGGAGGCGGACTTCGCCTACTATCTGGCACAGGACGCCCTGTACCTCAATGCCTACTCGCGCGTGCTGGCCGCTGCGAGCATGCTGGCCCCCACGGAGGCGGAGCAGGCATTCTGGGCCAAGGGCGCCCGGGAATGCCTCGAGGTGGAGGCCGAACTGCACCGCACCTGGCTCGTCGGCCGGGAGGTCAGCCTGACGCAGGGGCCAGAGACGCGCCAGTACGTGGACCACCTGCTCGCGCGCGCCGCCGAGGGCGACTACGCCGTCCTGGTCGCCGCCGTCCTGCCCTGCTACTGGCTCTACGCCGAGGTGGGGGCCACCTTGTTCCGCGCCTTCGAGGAGGCGGGGGCGCCGGACAGCCACCCCTACGCGGTCTGGCTCCGCAGCTACTCGGACCCTGCCTTCGCCGAGTCCACCCGCCAGGCCATCGCCTGGACCGCTCAGGCGGCCCGGCAGGCCGACCCGGCCCGCTGGGCACGGATGCAGGAGGCCTTCGCGGTGTCCTCCGGCTTCGAGGTGGACTTCTTTGACGCGCCGCGCCGACGTGGTCCGCGGAGTGCGTCCGGCATCCGCTAGACTTGAATGTCGGGAAAGGCGCCACGTGGGTCATACCACGTCCGGTGCCCTGTG
This portion of the Arthrobacter woluwensis genome encodes:
- the thiD gene encoding bifunctional hydroxymethylpyrimidine kinase/phosphomethylpyrimidine kinase; the protein is MTRVPVASSLLPAEAPPRPRVLSIAGSDPSGGAGIQADLKSIAANGGYGMAAITALTAQNTRGVRGVHVPPVEFLTQQLEAVSDDITVDAVKIGMLGNTAVIDTVSSWLERHRPPVVVLDPVMVASSGDRLLDAAAEAALERLLGLADVVTPNIPELAVLLGESPASDWESALEQGKRLAAAHGVAVLVKGGHLEGETAWDALVDLSGRSVSDVTVFEGPRVATENTHGTGCSLSSAVATLLGAGLDPEHAVRQAKSWLLEAIRTSSELQVGHGHGPVNHFHHGVLAGARSQAAYAGELWSTAAADLERIHALPFIEQLGAGSLAEADFAYYLAQDALYLNAYSRVLAAASMLAPTEAEQAFWAKGARECLEVEAELHRTWLVGREVSLTQGPETRQYVDHLLARAAEGDYAVLVAAVLPCYWLYAEVGATLFRAFEEAGAPDSHPYAVWLRSYSDPAFAESTRQAIAWTAQAARQADPARWARMQEAFAVSSGFEVDFFDAPRRRGPRSASGIR